The Synechocystis sp. PCC 7509 genome includes a window with the following:
- a CDS encoding DUF3086 domain-containing protein encodes MNADQFPLPETTTEPVAESEKADRNSAIQLPKSENESSTQIKTGISDIEQIESKQQRIAGLQVEEQRLKQEIATLQASYSSISEQLAQTQNAMSVVVQESLAHLEQRKQTLQITIEQLERRSERIRTEMRTTFAGTSQELAIRVQGFKDYLTGSLQDLAASVEQLQLTPAAIEPPLPPVSTVEPPPQKKVVAPPSTPQFAEQRFQSTTKEIRQMLDEYRTKPDYYGEPWKLRRTFEPIHAERVSQWFFNQGGRGALKTMGSRLQNILISSAVISILSELHGDRLRALILANTPERLGEWRRGLQDCLGIVRADFGPDRGVVLFESADALAIKAERLVKANELPLIIVDDSEEKISLSLLQFPLLLAFAPDPQINREREDDFFN; translated from the coding sequence ATGAATGCAGACCAATTTCCCCTCCCAGAAACAACTACTGAGCCTGTAGCAGAGTCAGAAAAAGCCGATCGTAATTCTGCAATCCAACTTCCAAAATCAGAAAATGAGTCGTCAACACAAATAAAAACAGGCATTTCTGACATTGAGCAAATAGAATCAAAGCAACAACGCATAGCTGGTTTACAAGTTGAGGAACAACGTCTTAAACAAGAAATTGCAACTTTGCAAGCCTCTTACAGTTCGATTTCTGAGCAGTTGGCGCAAACGCAAAATGCTATGTCGGTAGTGGTGCAAGAATCTTTAGCGCACCTAGAGCAACGCAAACAAACCTTACAAATTACGATTGAGCAGCTAGAACGCCGTTCTGAACGTATCCGGACTGAGATGCGAACTACTTTTGCTGGAACTTCTCAAGAATTAGCCATTAGAGTTCAAGGTTTTAAAGATTATCTTACGGGTAGCTTGCAGGATTTGGCAGCGTCCGTCGAACAGCTACAATTAACCCCCGCCGCCATAGAGCCACCTTTACCGCCCGTTTCCACTGTAGAACCGCCGCCACAAAAAAAAGTTGTTGCGCCACCAAGTACGCCCCAATTTGCCGAGCAACGCTTTCAATCGACTACTAAAGAAATTCGCCAGATGCTGGACGAATACCGCACCAAGCCCGATTACTACGGAGAACCTTGGAAACTACGCCGCACCTTTGAACCCATCCATGCAGAGCGGGTGTCGCAGTGGTTTTTCAATCAAGGTGGTAGAGGTGCATTAAAAACAATGGGTAGTCGCTTGCAGAATATCTTAATTAGTTCCGCCGTTATCTCTATTTTGTCAGAGTTACATGGCGATCGCCTCCGCGCCTTAATTCTTGCTAATACCCCCGAACGTTTGGGAGAATGGCGGCGCGGCTTACAGGACTGTTTGGGTATTGTTCGCGCTGATTTTGGCCCCGATCGCGGTGTAGTATTATTTGAGTCTGCGGACGCTTTGGCGATTAAAGCCGAGCGTCTAGTTAAAGCTAACGAGTTGCCGTTAATTATTGTTGACGATTCAGAGGAAAAAATTAGCCTTTCTCTATTGCAATTTCCTTTATTACTAGCTTTTGCTCCCGATCCGCAAATCAATAGAGAGCGAGAAGACGACTTTTTTAACTAA
- a CDS encoding glycosyltransferase family 4 protein: MPNYSLKLLFVSTPVGALGTGIGGGVELSLYNIAQEMLRRGHSLQILAPVGSKLAQLPIIEIPGNRQIIAQSQGRDTPIMMPDNSVLANMWEYARQVQGEYDLIVNFAYDWLPFYVTPFFDKAIAHFVSMGSLSVAMDKMVVQVVAKFPGTIGFYTPSQAATFALNTECACLSSGVDLSLYEFCPNPNNYLAWLGRIAPEKALEDAVQAAQISNIPLKIMGKMQDEEYWQKICITYPNAPIEYLGFLSTTNMQQQLRQCIALLMTPRWIEAFGNVAIEALACGVPVIAYRRGGPAEIVQDGKTGFLVEPDSVKGLVSAIAHLPQIDRSNCRQSAETDYSLEALGDRFEHWFRVMLK, encoded by the coding sequence TTGCCTAACTATTCTCTCAAATTATTATTTGTTTCTACTCCCGTTGGTGCATTGGGTACGGGAATCGGTGGCGGAGTGGAACTAAGTTTATATAATATTGCTCAAGAAATGCTAAGGCGAGGACATAGCTTACAAATCCTTGCGCCTGTTGGCTCAAAACTTGCCCAACTACCCATAATAGAAATTCCGGGCAATAGGCAGATTATCGCCCAAAGTCAGGGACGCGACACGCCGATTATGATGCCCGATAATTCCGTACTGGCGAATATGTGGGAGTACGCGCGGCAAGTACAGGGAGAGTACGATTTAATAGTTAATTTTGCTTACGATTGGCTGCCTTTTTATGTGACACCTTTTTTTGATAAAGCGATCGCTCATTTTGTTAGTATGGGTTCGTTATCGGTGGCAATGGATAAAATGGTTGTCCAAGTAGTCGCAAAGTTTCCCGGTACGATTGGTTTTTATACTCCGTCTCAAGCGGCAACTTTTGCTCTTAATACTGAATGTGCGTGTTTGAGTAGCGGCGTAGATTTATCTTTATACGAATTTTGCCCCAATCCAAATAATTATTTAGCTTGGTTGGGGAGAATTGCCCCCGAAAAAGCTTTAGAGGATGCGGTACAAGCGGCGCAAATTAGTAATATTCCCCTAAAAATTATGGGCAAAATGCAAGACGAGGAATACTGGCAAAAGATTTGCATTACTTACCCCAACGCGCCGATAGAATACTTGGGATTTTTGTCTACAACCAATATGCAGCAACAATTGCGCCAATGTATTGCCTTACTAATGACACCGCGCTGGATAGAAGCTTTTGGAAATGTAGCAATTGAAGCTTTAGCTTGTGGCGTACCAGTAATTGCTTATCGTCGCGGCGGCCCGGCGGAGATTGTACAAGATGGGAAAACAGGGTTTTTGGTAGAACCAGATAGTGTAAAAGGATTAGTAAGTGCGATCGCACATTTACCCCAAATTGACCGCTCTAACTGCCGCCAGAGTGCGGAAACAGACTATTCTTTAGAAGCATTAGGCGATCGCTTTGAACATTGGTTTAGAGTTATGCTCAAATAA
- a CDS encoding ATP-dependent Clp protease ATP-binding subunit, which yields MFEHFSKEAIKVIMLAQEEARRLGHNLVGSEQVLLGLIGENTSIAAKVLNDLGINIKNARVEVEKIIGRGSRFVSAEIPFTPKMKRVFDKSFEAARQLGDNFIAPEHLFLGLIEEGEGVAIKVIENLGVDTAVARKAVLDELEKQPVGANRGNVQSSTSRGVAGKTTTLEEFGTNLTKLAAEGKLDPVVGRDKEIERAVQILGRRTKNNPVLIGEPGVGKTAIAEGLAQRIVDKNIPDILEDKQVFSLDVGSLVAGTRHRGDFEERIKTIMEEIRAAGNIILVIDEVHNLVGAGSVQGGMDAANILKPALARGELQCLGATTLNEYRQHIERDAALERRFQPIMVGEPSVEETIEILYGLRSVYEQHHKIKISDEAIFAAAKLSDRYISDRFLPDKAIDLIDEAGSRAHLASSQQSPEVKQLKQELDSISKDKEKAVKDQDFEVAGQLRDREIEVNEKIKLASENKQAVVTTVDEEAIAHIVASWTGIPLNKLTESESTVLLHLEDTLHQRIIGQEEAVTAVSRAIRRARVGLKSPDRPIASFIFSGPTGVGKTELSKALAAYFFGSEEAMIRLDMSEYMERHTVSKLIGSPPGYVGYDEGGQLTEAVRRKPYSVILFDEIEKAHSDVFNLLLQLLDDGRLTDAQGRTVDFKNTLIIMTSNIGSKVIEKGGGGIGFEFADNGAETQYNRIKTLVNEELKNYFRPEFLNRLDETIVFTQLKKTEIKQIADILLLEVANRLAEQGMTLEVTDSFKELVVEQGYSPSYGARPLRRAIMSLLEDSLAEAMLTGQIKLGDNAIVDVIGGEVKVTKSEKPELVLASIA from the coding sequence ATGTTTGAACACTTCAGCAAAGAAGCTATTAAGGTAATAATGTTAGCCCAAGAAGAAGCCCGACGCTTGGGACACAATCTCGTGGGGAGCGAGCAAGTGCTTTTAGGGTTGATTGGCGAAAATACTAGCATTGCAGCTAAAGTATTGAACGACTTAGGCATCAATATCAAAAACGCCAGAGTAGAAGTAGAAAAAATTATTGGTCGAGGTTCGCGCTTCGTCAGTGCAGAAATTCCTTTTACTCCCAAAATGAAGCGGGTATTTGATAAATCCTTTGAAGCCGCGCGTCAACTAGGAGACAACTTTATTGCTCCCGAACACCTATTTTTAGGACTAATTGAAGAAGGCGAAGGTGTAGCCATCAAAGTAATTGAGAACTTGGGCGTTGATACCGCCGTTGCCCGCAAAGCCGTGTTAGATGAATTAGAAAAGCAGCCTGTTGGCGCTAATAGGGGCAACGTTCAAAGCTCTACAAGCCGAGGTGTTGCAGGCAAGACGACCACTTTAGAGGAGTTTGGGACAAATTTAACCAAACTAGCCGCCGAAGGCAAGCTTGACCCCGTAGTAGGACGAGATAAGGAAATTGAACGCGCTGTACAGATTTTAGGACGACGCACGAAGAACAATCCCGTACTAATTGGCGAACCGGGAGTCGGTAAAACTGCGATCGCCGAAGGATTAGCACAGCGCATTGTTGACAAAAATATTCCTGACATTCTCGAAGATAAGCAAGTATTTAGCCTTGACGTTGGTTCGTTAGTTGCTGGAACTCGTCATCGCGGAGACTTTGAAGAACGTATCAAAACAATTATGGAGGAGATTCGGGCGGCGGGAAATATCATCTTAGTAATTGACGAAGTACACAACTTAGTTGGTGCGGGATCGGTTCAAGGTGGAATGGATGCGGCGAATATTCTTAAACCCGCTTTAGCAAGAGGCGAACTTCAGTGTTTGGGTGCAACTACTCTTAACGAATACCGCCAGCACATTGAACGAGATGCAGCTTTAGAGCGCCGCTTTCAGCCGATTATGGTGGGCGAACCTTCGGTAGAAGAAACCATCGAGATTTTGTACGGTTTGCGTTCTGTTTACGAACAGCACCACAAAATCAAAATTTCTGATGAGGCAATTTTTGCCGCCGCTAAGTTGTCGGATCGTTATATAAGCGATCGCTTTTTACCCGACAAAGCCATAGACTTGATCGATGAAGCAGGTTCTCGCGCTCACTTAGCTAGTAGCCAACAATCGCCCGAAGTTAAACAGTTAAAGCAAGAACTTGACAGCATCTCTAAAGATAAAGAGAAAGCCGTTAAAGACCAAGATTTTGAAGTTGCTGGACAATTACGCGATCGCGAAATTGAGGTAAATGAGAAAATTAAGTTAGCCTCAGAAAATAAGCAAGCTGTCGTGACTACTGTTGATGAAGAAGCGATCGCCCACATCGTTGCTTCTTGGACGGGAATACCGCTCAACAAACTAACCGAATCTGAGTCTACAGTTTTACTACACCTAGAAGACACTTTGCACCAACGCATAATTGGTCAAGAGGAAGCAGTTACAGCAGTTTCACGCGCAATTCGTAGAGCTAGGGTAGGCTTAAAAAGCCCCGACAGACCAATTGCTAGTTTTATCTTCTCTGGGCCTACTGGAGTTGGTAAAACCGAACTTTCTAAAGCTTTAGCTGCTTACTTCTTTGGTTCGGAAGAAGCCATGATTCGCTTAGATATGTCGGAATACATGGAGCGCCATACAGTTTCTAAACTAATTGGTTCGCCCCCCGGTTATGTCGGCTATGACGAAGGCGGACAGTTGACCGAAGCCGTAAGACGCAAGCCTTATAGCGTCATCTTGTTTGACGAAATTGAAAAAGCGCACTCTGATGTATTCAATCTGCTGTTGCAACTATTAGATGACGGTAGGCTTACTGATGCTCAAGGTCGGACAGTGGACTTTAAAAATACACTGATTATCATGACATCTAATATCGGTTCTAAAGTCATCGAAAAAGGCGGCGGTGGGATTGGCTTTGAGTTTGCTGATAATGGCGCAGAGACTCAATACAACCGCATCAAAACCTTAGTTAACGAAGAACTCAAAAACTACTTCCGTCCTGAGTTTCTCAATCGTTTAGATGAAACCATTGTCTTTACACAACTGAAGAAAACAGAAATTAAGCAAATTGCCGACATTTTGCTTCTTGAAGTTGCCAATCGATTAGCTGAACAAGGAATGACTTTAGAAGTAACCGACTCCTTTAAGGAACTTGTAGTAGAGCAAGGCTACAGTCCTAGCTACGGTGCTAGACCATTGCGCCGAGCAATTATGAGCTTGTTAGAAGACTCCTTAGCCGAAGCAATGCTAACTGGACAAATCAAACTTGGCGACAATGCGATCGTTGATGTCATTGGCGGTGAAGTGAAAGTAACTAAATCTGAAAAACCAGAATTGGTACTTGCTTCTATTGCATAG
- a CDS encoding FG-GAP repeat domain-containing protein, with protein sequence MKTNNFIPVSGSVNSASQSKFVTHSIKLIYRRVNIHGGDRAIKLIATIVPISSLLLVQAPMPKAQAQALVQCSNVSFQTQTTFATGTYPISVALGDIDSDGDEDMVVANNSSDTVSVLKSNGNGTFQTQQTFAVGTAPTSVTLGYVNGDSNQDIVIANVYSDNVSVLLGNGNGTFQTQQTFAVATNPRSVTLGNINGDGNQDIVTANFSNNSASVLKGNGDGTFQTQQAFAAGSNPISVTLGDVNGDSNQDIATANLYSNNVSVLLGNGNGTFQAQQIFAAGSNPISVTLGDLNGDNKQDIVTANFSSNNVSVLLGNGDGTFQTQQTFAAGTSPNSVTLGDVNGDNKQDIVTANANSSNVSVLKGNGDGTFQTQQTFAAGSNSNFITLGDVNGDNKQDLFVANGSSDTVSVLVNNCTPVPLPDTTPPTVSVTYTPSNLSAPIQVTAQDPGSGLATVMVSSANNTTVTTPSFTPGTQSSVLVLSAKPTTPSKTLAFQVKVTDVAGNVSTSNYATVLISSTGKPIAATLTGIGQQQGLFNILNANPGLTELRLSVNGSDFLAGSLVAGQVRVMDISAALKLSNSLQFKAMGSPNSKALIWINEPLPVAK encoded by the coding sequence ATGAAAACTAACAATTTTATACCTGTATCAGGTTCAGTAAATTCAGCATCCCAATCAAAGTTTGTTACCCATTCAATCAAACTAATTTATCGAAGGGTAAATATTCATGGTGGCGATCGCGCTATTAAACTTATAGCAACCATAGTCCCAATCAGCAGCTTGTTACTGGTGCAAGCACCAATGCCAAAAGCACAAGCACAGGCGCTTGTCCAATGCAGCAACGTTAGCTTTCAAACCCAAACCACCTTCGCCACTGGGACTTATCCTATTTCCGTAGCCCTGGGAGATATTGATAGCGATGGTGACGAAGACATGGTCGTAGCAAATAACTCCTCTGACACTGTCTCGGTATTGAAAAGCAATGGGAACGGTACTTTCCAAACCCAACAAACCTTTGCCGTTGGGACTGCTCCCACTTCCGTTACCCTAGGGTATGTCAATGGCGATAGCAACCAAGATATTGTCATAGCAAACGTTTACTCCGACAACGTTTCTGTATTGCTAGGCAATGGGAACGGCACCTTCCAAACTCAACAAACCTTTGCCGTCGCAACTAATCCTCGTTCCGTAACCCTAGGGAATATCAATGGCGATGGCAATCAAGATATTGTCACCGCAAACTTTAGCAACAACAGTGCCTCAGTGCTGAAAGGCAATGGAGACGGTACTTTCCAAACCCAACAAGCCTTTGCCGCCGGAAGTAATCCCATTTCCGTAACCCTAGGGGATGTCAATGGCGATAGCAACCAAGATATTGCCACCGCAAACCTTTACTCCAACAACGTTTCGGTATTGCTAGGCAATGGAAACGGAACTTTCCAAGCCCAACAAATCTTTGCCGCCGGAAGTAATCCCATTTCCGTCACTCTAGGGGATCTTAATGGCGATAATAAGCAAGATATTGTCACCGCAAACTTTAGCTCCAACAACGTTTCGGTGTTGCTAGGCAATGGGGACGGCACTTTCCAAACCCAACAAACCTTTGCCGCCGGGACTTCTCCCAATTCTGTAACTCTAGGGGATGTCAATGGCGATAATAAGCAAGATATTGTCACCGCAAACGCTAACTCCAGCAACGTCTCGGTATTGAAAGGCAATGGGGACGGAACTTTCCAAACCCAACAAACCTTTGCTGCCGGAAGTAATTCCAATTTTATTACCCTAGGGGATGTCAATGGCGATAATAAGCAAGACCTATTCGTGGCAAATGGTAGCTCCGACACTGTCTCGGTATTGGTCAACAACTGCACCCCAGTTCCTTTACCAGACACAACTCCCCCCACTGTTTCGGTAACTTATACACCCTCTAACTTATCCGCACCCATCCAAGTGACTGCCCAAGATCCAGGCTCAGGACTTGCTACTGTTATGGTGAGCAGCGCTAATAATACTACCGTCACTACCCCTAGTTTTACCCCAGGAACTCAAAGTTCGGTTTTAGTCTTGTCTGCCAAACCTACAACCCCCTCTAAAACTCTTGCCTTCCAAGTCAAGGTGACAGATGTTGCAGGTAACGTTAGCACTTCCAACTATGCCACTGTTTTAATTAGCAGCACTGGCAAACCCATCGCCGCAACTTTGACGGGGATAGGACAGCAACAAGGTCTATTTAACATCCTTAATGCTAATCCTGGTTTAACCGAGCTACGGCTATCGGTAAATGGTAGCGATTTTCTTGCCGGGAGTTTGGTAGCGGGTCAAGTGCGAGTAATGGATATTTCCGCCGCTTTGAAGTTAAGTAACTCTTTGCAATTCAAGGCTATGGGTAGTCCCAATAGTAAGGCTTTAATTTGGATTAACGAGCCTCTCCCGGTTGCTAAATAG
- a CDS encoding DUF1350 family protein, with the protein MNWQEISGNWVLIPPHPVGIVHFLGGAFVAAAPQVTYRWLLEQVAKQGYIVVATPFVNTLDHSAIAQSVLQSFDRTISELKYRSLLRQQYLPIYGLGHSMGCKLHLLAGSLFSVERSGNILISFNNYAARDAIPFVQQLNPAFAVEFTPSPLETNNIVQERYNVRRNLLIKFSNDTLDQSAALTQLLQKRFPNMVTAQTLNGTHTTPLGQDVNWQSGTTFTPFDAMGQWFKQEIYRDLNQLKKAIVFWLNPLKSL; encoded by the coding sequence ATGAATTGGCAAGAAATTTCTGGTAATTGGGTATTAATTCCCCCGCACCCAGTGGGGATTGTACATTTTTTAGGGGGGGCGTTTGTGGCGGCGGCTCCTCAAGTGACTTATCGTTGGTTATTGGAACAAGTCGCCAAGCAAGGCTACATCGTTGTAGCTACACCTTTTGTAAATACTCTCGATCATAGTGCGATCGCGCAATCCGTTTTGCAAAGCTTTGATCGCACTATCAGCGAACTAAAATATCGCTCCTTACTCCGCCAGCAATACTTACCTATTTATGGCTTAGGTCATAGTATGGGTTGCAAACTTCATCTCCTCGCTGGTAGTTTATTTTCTGTAGAGCGATCGGGCAATATTTTAATTTCTTTTAATAACTATGCAGCGCGAGATGCTATACCTTTTGTTCAGCAACTTAATCCTGCTTTTGCTGTCGAATTTACCCCCTCGCCTCTAGAAACTAATAACATAGTTCAAGAACGTTATAATGTCCGTCGCAACTTGTTAATTAAGTTTAGTAATGATACTCTCGACCAATCTGCTGCCTTGACTCAATTGTTACAAAAACGTTTTCCCAATATGGTAACAGCCCAGACTCTCAACGGCACGCATACTACACCATTAGGGCAAGATGTCAATTGGCAATCGGGAACAACATTTACACCTTTTGATGCGATGGGTCAGTGGTTTAAACAAGAAATTTATCGGGATCTAAATCAACTCAAAAAAGCAATTGTTTTCTGGCTAAATCCTCTAAAATCTCTATGA
- a CDS encoding PP2C family protein-serine/threonine phosphatase, translated as MFTILIIDDDGIVQLTLTKILEQQGYQIITATSGETGLEQAQQLQPSLIICDWLMPGMDGIEVCRQVKATPNLSTTFFIVLTSLDSVADVVKGLDSGADDFITKPIEPNELKARVRAGLRWHQMSRDLQNQKQLLETELGEAVDYVQNILPSPMYQPLTINSRFIPCKNLGGDCFDYYWLDGDYLAIYLLDTAGHGLGATLPSISVLNLLRSRAIPRLNYYQPNQVLSALNDAFQMSYHNNKYFTIWYGVYNRINHQLIYSSAGHPPAVLLSKNSTDSSQIKLLRTAGVPVGMFPDSEYVNGFCHIEESSIIYLFSDGVYEINSAKGRDWDFEAFVNLLQEQYNNNSCSLDAILNHLLTLNSKTGFDDDLSILEIIFEGYISRPNSISW; from the coding sequence ATGTTTACGATTTTAATTATTGATGATGACGGAATAGTACAGCTAACACTTACAAAAATATTAGAACAACAAGGTTATCAAATAATCACGGCTACGAGCGGCGAAACTGGGCTAGAACAAGCGCAACAATTGCAACCATCGTTAATTATTTGTGATTGGTTAATGCCAGGAATGGACGGGATAGAAGTTTGCCGTCAAGTGAAAGCCACTCCTAATTTATCCACTACTTTTTTTATCGTACTAACTTCTTTAGATTCGGTTGCAGATGTGGTTAAAGGTTTAGACTCTGGAGCGGATGATTTTATTACTAAACCCATCGAGCCAAATGAACTAAAAGCGCGGGTAAGAGCAGGTTTGCGCTGGCATCAAATGAGCCGCGATTTACAAAATCAAAAGCAACTTTTAGAAACAGAATTGGGCGAAGCTGTGGACTATGTGCAAAATATTTTGCCTAGTCCTATGTATCAACCTCTAACTATTAATTCGCGCTTTATACCCTGTAAAAATCTTGGTGGCGATTGTTTTGATTATTATTGGTTAGATGGAGATTATTTAGCAATTTATTTATTAGATACGGCGGGACACGGGTTAGGCGCTACTTTGCCTTCTATATCTGTCCTAAATCTCCTTCGTTCTCGTGCTATTCCTCGCCTTAATTACTATCAACCTAATCAGGTTTTAAGTGCGCTTAATGATGCCTTTCAAATGAGCTATCACAATAATAAGTATTTTACAATTTGGTACGGAGTTTATAACCGTATAAATCATCAATTAATTTATTCTAGTGCCGGACATCCTCCAGCAGTATTACTTTCTAAAAATTCTACAGATAGCAGTCAAATAAAATTACTAAGAACTGCGGGTGTTCCTGTAGGGATGTTTCCAGATTCTGAATATGTAAACGGGTTTTGTCACATCGAAGAATCTAGTATTATTTATCTATTTAGTGATGGGGTTTATGAAATCAATTCGGCAAAAGGTAGAGATTGGGACTTTGAGGCTTTTGTAAACCTACTTCAAGAGCAGTACAACAACAACAGTTGTAGTCTTGATGCAATACTAAATCATTTACTAACATTAAACTCAAAAACAGGGTTTGATGACGATTTATCTATTTTAGAAATTATATTTGAGGGTTATATAAGTAGACCTAATTCTATTAGCTGGTAA
- the plsY gene encoding glycerol-3-phosphate 1-O-acyltransferase PlsY: MLTWLTLGGALLLVAYLLGSTPTGYTAARVLKGIDIREHGSGSTGATNVLRTLGTVPGMFVLLVDALKGYSAIASTHWLVNFAANNQLIPPEVNISSWLPWMVTSAGLAVVLGHSKSIWLGFSGGKSVATSLGVLLAMSWMVGLSTIAVFGLVFAFSRIVSLSSIAGAIAVTLLMLFFHQPLAYVLFALTGGFYVILRHRSNIERLIAGTEPRIGQNSATQPEQSLQ; encoded by the coding sequence ATGCTTACTTGGTTAACTTTGGGCGGCGCACTTTTGCTGGTAGCTTACTTATTAGGTTCTACTCCCACAGGCTACACCGCCGCGCGGGTGCTAAAAGGCATTGATATCCGCGAACACGGTTCCGGGTCTACAGGGGCAACAAACGTGCTAAGAACCCTCGGAACTGTCCCAGGAATGTTTGTTTTATTGGTAGACGCGCTCAAAGGTTATAGCGCGATCGCATCTACTCATTGGTTAGTCAATTTTGCCGCCAACAATCAACTCATTCCCCCAGAAGTAAATATCTCTTCTTGGCTTCCTTGGATGGTGACAAGTGCGGGTTTAGCCGTTGTTTTGGGACATAGTAAGTCAATTTGGCTTGGCTTTAGTGGCGGTAAATCTGTCGCTACAAGTTTAGGAGTTTTACTGGCTATGTCTTGGATGGTAGGCTTATCAACGATCGCCGTTTTTGGGTTAGTATTTGCCTTTTCGCGGATTGTGTCGTTGAGTTCTATAGCGGGGGCGATCGCAGTAACTTTACTAATGCTATTTTTCCATCAGCCTTTAGCTTACGTACTATTTGCGCTTACGGGTGGATTTTACGTGATTTTACGACATCGCAGCAATATTGAGCGCTTAATTGCCGGGACTGAACCCCGAATTGGGCAAAACTCAGCTACTCAACCAGAACAAAGTTTGCAATAA
- a CDS encoding DMT family transporter: MQLKLTDSKLLASVLLIAPFFFWGTAMVAMKAVIPHTTPLFMAGVRLVPAGVLVLIVAAILGKPQPKGWIAWLWIGLFALVDGTMFQGFLAEGLERTGAGLGSVMIDSQPLAVAILALWLFGDRIGLWGWLGLFIGVLGISLIGLPDEWIINLFHKDAINIALSWQNLFASGEWLMLLAALSMAVGTILIRYVCRYTDPVVATGWHMILGGLPLFALSSGVESQQWINIDLGGWLALGYSTIFGSALAYGLFFYFASSGSLTSLSSLTFLTPVFALFFGNLFLGEFLSPLQWLGVGLTLVSIYLVNQRENLTAAKNPVITSSETQLQQAIVNLNEPETLP, translated from the coding sequence ATGCAGCTAAAACTTACTGATTCAAAATTGTTGGCTTCAGTGTTACTTATTGCGCCCTTTTTCTTCTGGGGTACAGCAATGGTAGCAATGAAAGCCGTAATACCCCATACTACGCCGTTATTTATGGCAGGAGTGCGTCTAGTCCCGGCGGGGGTACTGGTGTTGATAGTTGCGGCAATTTTAGGCAAACCTCAGCCTAAAGGCTGGATAGCATGGCTGTGGATTGGTTTATTTGCCTTGGTAGATGGGACGATGTTTCAAGGCTTTTTGGCAGAAGGATTAGAAAGAACCGGGGCGGGATTGGGATCTGTAATGATTGATTCTCAGCCCCTAGCAGTGGCAATACTGGCGCTATGGCTATTTGGCGATCGCATTGGGTTATGGGGATGGCTAGGCTTGTTTATTGGGGTACTGGGGATTAGTTTAATTGGTTTACCCGATGAATGGATCATCAATCTGTTCCATAAAGATGCAATTAATATTGCTCTTAGCTGGCAAAACTTGTTTGCTAGTGGGGAATGGTTGATGCTATTAGCGGCGCTGTCGATGGCGGTAGGGACGATTTTAATCCGTTATGTATGCCGCTATACAGATCCCGTAGTAGCTACGGGATGGCATATGATTTTGGGCGGTTTACCATTGTTTGCGCTGTCGAGCGGCGTTGAATCCCAACAGTGGATAAATATCGATTTGGGCGGCTGGCTGGCGTTAGGATATTCAACTATATTTGGTAGTGCCTTAGCTTACGGCTTATTTTTCTACTTTGCTTCTAGCGGTAGCTTAACAAGTCTTAGCTCCTTAACCTTTTTAACTCCGGTATTTGCCTTATTTTTTGGTAATCTCTTTTTGGGAGAATTCCTGAGTCCTTTGCAGTGGCTAGGAGTTGGCTTAACTTTAGTCAGTATTTACCTAGTAAATCAAAGAGAAAATTTAACCGCCGCTAAAAATCCTGTAATTACTAGCAGCGAAACCCAATTGCAGCAGGCAATTGTTAATTTAAACGAACCTGAAACCTTACCTTAA
- a CDS encoding DUF3119 family protein → MTISTTQSASTVQLAPSYTLPIVIVIVAIPVLLLQMWVGLVCALFGLFLMFQAATIRLQFSDTALDIYRGETLIRCFPFTEWQTWRIFWSSVPILFYFKEVKSIHFLPILFDPKMLKSCLEQRLPNQ, encoded by the coding sequence ATGACTATTTCTACGACACAATCAGCTTCAACGGTACAACTTGCCCCTAGCTACACTTTACCTATAGTTATTGTCATTGTGGCGATTCCAGTATTGTTGTTGCAGATGTGGGTAGGATTGGTTTGCGCTTTATTTGGATTATTTCTGATGTTTCAAGCGGCAACAATTCGCCTACAATTTAGCGACACCGCTTTAGATATTTATCGAGGTGAAACTTTAATTCGTTGCTTTCCCTTCACTGAGTGGCAAACTTGGCGCATATTTTGGTCATCTGTACCAATTTTGTTTTACTTTAAAGAAGTTAAAAGTATTCATTTTCTGCCCATTTTGTTTGATCCCAAAATGCTGAAAAGCTGCTTAGAGCAACGCCTACCTAATCAGTAA